A section of the Ignavibacteriales bacterium genome encodes:
- a CDS encoding CvpA family protein: MSKLDILILIIVAVPVIIGLSSGFLKNLLGFSAIVIGLFVATNFHPQIMSVFNSLSIPSQIGNGLAFAGVIVFFYVLGGYIARKISGINKFTASVDRFLGAIFGILQGLLIASVILLFLKYFNFISPENADNSLFYPFVAGVAPEILSLIAKVLPFTKSTFEDLKFLNVK, translated from the coding sequence TTGAGCAAACTAGACATTCTAATCTTAATTATAGTTGCTGTCCCGGTCATAATCGGGCTTTCAAGTGGTTTTTTAAAAAACCTACTTGGTTTTAGTGCAATCGTAATTGGACTTTTCGTAGCCACCAACTTTCATCCACAAATAATGAGTGTGTTTAATTCCCTGAGCATACCTTCTCAGATAGGTAATGGTTTGGCTTTTGCGGGAGTTATTGTATTTTTTTATGTTTTAGGCGGGTATATTGCACGTAAAATTTCAGGGATTAATAAGTTTACTGCATCTGTCGATAGATTTTTAGGCGCAATATTTGGAATCCTTCAAGGATTATTAATAGCAAGTGTTATATTATTATTTTTGAAATATTTCAATTTTATATCACCAGAGAATGCAGACAATTCGCTTTTTTATCCCTTTGTTGCCGGTGTTGCTCCGGAGATATTAAGTCTTATAGCAAAAGTTCTTCCGTTTACAAAATCAACGTTTGAAGATCTGAAATTTCTGAATGTAAAATAA